The nucleotide window CCATCTGTATTGTCAAAACTCCTGACAACTCCATCAACAGACAACATTGAGATGCCACGACTTGAACTAACCCAAACGCGTCGCTTATCGTCAGTCATCACGCTGGCTATCATCTCATTACTCAATCCGAAAATTGGCTCTATCGAAGTTATGGTATCATCGCCAAAACTTAACACGTTGAGTCCGGCACGTGTACCTATCAATAGTCTGCCAGTCTGATCACATGAGAGCGAGAGTACCTGTTCATTGAATACCTGCTTTCCATTATTGAGTTCAACGGCAACAATTTTGCCTGTTTTAGGGTCATAATAGTTTACTCCTCCTGTTGAGCCTATCCAAATCCTGCCATGCATGTCAATGGTCAGTGCATTTATTTCATCCGAAAGCAAACCATCAGCACCATTACCCTTAAAGTAACTGGTCATTCGGCCATTGCGCAAAGAGTAAAGT belongs to Desulfonatronum sp. SC1 and includes:
- a CDS encoding two-component regulator propeller domain-containing protein — encoded protein: MTSYFKGNGADGLLSDEINALTIDMHGRIWIGSTGGVNYYDPKTGKIVAVELNNGKQVFNEQVLSLSCDQTGRLLIGTRAGLNVLSFGDDTITSIEPIFGLSNEMIASVMTDDKRRVWVSSSRGISMLSVDGVVRSFDNTDG